The DNA region CACAGTGTCTCGCCAGAGTTGGCTTTGCGATGGAGCGACTCCTTTGAAGAGCTGCTCAGCCACTCAGGTCAGCCCGGCACCCCCAGCGCCTCACACCACCTGTCAAATTGCTGTCCGAGAAAGTTTCCTCCGCTGTCACacaatttgaatttgaattgtACACTGTAGAGCGGCTCCGGAGGCAATAAATAGTTAATACCGAGAGTTCGGGTGCAGACTGAAACTGCAACTTCCTTAATATCGCTCCGCAAGGCAGACTGGAGTTGTACGTTTTAAGATGCCCCCTGTGACAGTTGAATGTTCGATTTCTGTTGAAAATGTCCATCCGAGTCAGGAAACTCAGACGTGCAGTTGTTTATCGGTTACAGTctgactgtgtttgtctttcacagACGGGGTGGAGGTCTTCTCTCAGTTCCTCAGGAAAGAGTTCAGCGAGGAGAACATCGAGTTCTGGTTGGCCTGCGAAGAATTCAAAACCATCGATTCGAGGACCAAAATGCTCTCCAAAGCCAAATACATTTACACGGTTTTCTGTGAGACAGACTCTCCTAAAGAGGTAAGGTTGTGCATCAGAAACTGCTGCTTGGTTCCACTCTCTCGGCCCATTCTGCTTCTGCTAAATGTCTGAAAAATGGTTAAAAACCCTAAATGCAACATGTGAGGCTGATGGAATTGAGCAGAGCTCGCATACAAAACAGCTTGTAATGCGGACGTTGCCATGGGAGACGATTGAGGTTTCAAAGGTTTCCATTACCTTTGTGTGGAGGACGAAGCTGCTATCTGCTACGTGTTCATGCCCTGTGGTGGCCCTGATCGCTAAAGGCTTTTGGTTGGTTTGAGTTCTTGGCATTCTGTCTGTAGAGTCGAACACAGCAGCACGCACTCACTTTTTGTTCAACACCAGAGGAAAAGTGAACAAAGAGAGACGTATCTAGATGGTGACGGTGCTGTTTGGGAGCAGTTTGAAGCTTCACGAGTAACCAGTCATCAAACCCCGCCCCCAAAGTAACTGTAACTTTATATCGTGTTAAAAATGGCCATCTGATGATGAAGGTCCGGGTCTGAGGGTCAACAGGGACGCACCAGACGGCTCAAATATGCAGCACATGCAAAGGAAAATGGGTCTGGAATTGAGTGATATCCTGTCCCGCCCTGTCATAAATGATAGATTCAGCAAATCTGTTTCTGCCTCTGTGAGGAAAGATTGCCATCTCGCCAGCAAATCTTGTGCCGTTGCTTCCTAAAGGGAGCGGGAGATCGCAATCGGATTGGTTTATTGTGCGCTGCCCCTCCGACACGCCCAGCCATTCGGAACCATATTTCATTGTTTATTCGTGCGCCCATCAGTCactttttctttatctgcttCCCTCAGATCAACATCGACTACAACACCAGGATGGCCATCCAGAGGAGCATGGCCAAGCCCACCAAGGGCTGTTTTGAGGCGGCCCAACAGCAGGTCTACAACCTCATGAAAAAGGACTCCTACCCCaggttcctcctctctgacacCTACCTACACCTGACCCGGAGGAGGGGTCCAGGGGCCACCATGTTCCGCAGGAGGTCGCGCTCTTGCGTATTCAACGAAAGAGGCGAGGCCGCCGCTGAGCCCTCTGCCTGGTAATGCCGTGCTCTAGGCCTGGTGGGGGTTCTCGTGCAGAGCATGAAGGTCGTGTTGCTGCGTCGTCTCCTCCCACACAGAACCGCTG from Takifugu flavidus isolate HTHZ2018 chromosome 15, ASM371156v2, whole genome shotgun sequence includes:
- the LOC130538877 gene encoding regulator of G-protein signaling 8-like isoform X1 encodes the protein MELRLQSYQVAFTWRKCFQPSRTENLRPVGLDLDTSDIISACGKTNCRAGKLLTIRRITLSGASIYRKEKKNVRDFPSFTAQKEEVYFRMLGPGATQAAKMKEDSSRQKDKERTSRLSLFLAKSGSHENVSPHKTTNSTANNVSPELALRWSDSFEELLSHSDGVEVFSQFLRKEFSEENIEFWLACEEFKTIDSRTKMLSKAKYIYTVFCETDSPKEINIDYNTRMAIQRSMAKPTKGCFEAAQQQVYNLMKKDSYPRFLLSDTYLHLTRRRGPGATMFRRRSRSCVFNERGEAAAEPSAW
- the LOC130538877 gene encoding regulator of G-protein signaling 21-like isoform X2 codes for the protein MLGPGATQAAKMKEDSSRQKDKERTSRLSLFLAKSGSHENVSPHKTTNSTANNVSPELALRWSDSFEELLSHSDGVEVFSQFLRKEFSEENIEFWLACEEFKTIDSRTKMLSKAKYIYTVFCETDSPKEINIDYNTRMAIQRSMAKPTKGCFEAAQQQVYNLMKKDSYPRFLLSDTYLHLTRRRGPGATMFRRRSRSCVFNERGEAAAEPSAW